GCTGCAGATCTGCATCTTCCTCACTGGCTGACCAGCAACAAGTCTGTCCTGGGCTGCTCTGAGGTCAGCAGCCTGCCGGACCTGACCTACCCCAGCTGGGTCCTCCGCGCCGCCGAGCCGCCGCCCTGGAAGGAGCGCGGTACGCCGcaggtcacttcctgtctctgcgCTCGTTTGGTCTGGTCTGACGGCAGCTGGATATCTGTTGTTTCCCAGGCGACGCTCTGCCTGGAGCGGCCAGAGGGAAAGCTCCGTCCTGGGTGTTGGACCTGGAGATGGACGGAGAGCTGAAGGCAGCGCCAGCACAGCAGAGagggaggtcaaaggtcagagttcagcttCTTTACCTTTAATCTCAtttagggatgcaccgatccgCTTTTTTCACCACTGACACGAAATCTGAGGTTTATTATCGGCCGATACCGATCCAGAGAAACAGCCTGTCtgccttaaaggggcagtgtggTGTTTTCTAGACTCGGTTTAATTTTACAGAATGATcaatgtttccttcagttgttattaaaatgaCTCAAATACCAACAATAAGATATAAAGAACATTGTCACGATACCAGATCTAGATGGTCTTTCAACACCGGGACCGATGCAGGTATTGATATCGGATCAGTGCGTCCTCAGGATCACGGAGGATGAAAACgtgtttctggttctgttctcgTCTTCAATGTGTGGTTCAGGCTGAAGGAGAGCAGACGCTCAGAGAGCTGCGGCTGCAGCTGGCCGAACACATCTCTGTCCTCACCGCCGAGGGGAACGGATCCGACAGCCTGGCGGCGCCGTTCAGAGGTACGGACACAGCAAGGTCCAGTCAGCAGCTAACCCACTGAGGCTAACATGATGCTGAACCCGTCCAGACAACAGGATCGAGTCTCTGATCCAGAAGGCCGATCAGGTTCTGGACGCCCTGAAttctggaggagcaggaggttctggaggagcaggaggttctggaggagcaggaggttctggaggagcaggaggttCTGGAGGGAAAGGTTAGACCTGGACCTTACGATGTAAAACTCAGTAAGACATGAAGTCCAACTAACGTCCAGTTTATGTCGGaccttgacctctgacctgaagcTTCAGAAACCCTGGTGTGGACACGCTTCTGCTAATGTGCTAATGGATGAGCTAACTTTTTATTTAGCGcatttgctaactttgaaaacatttagcgcaTTTAGCTTCCTCTACAtaattttttctgaataaattcaAAAGCTCTGACTGGTTTGTTGGAGTGAAATGACAGATTTGAACCAGTAGAGGGCGATGGAGTATACTGTAGCACATGTTGTACCAACACAAGTTATGGGAACCAAAGTTTAGCTCTTTAGCGTTACGTTCCACTAAATGCCACATTGATATATCAGTTTAGCTTCTTCAGCCTCTGATAAACATCATGTTTATATTGTGAATTAGAATTAGCGTTTGGCTAAATGCCATATTGACGTAGCCTTTTAGTGACACTGTTTGGGGTTAGCGCAGCTAGCTTTTTATTAGCCGCTGAGctggtttgtgttttcagtgagtCCTGTCAGCACCGAGGACCTGCTGCTCTCCTCGCCTCGTCGCTGTCCCTCCGCCACTCCGTAAGATCCATTTCCTGTCATGATTGGTCCGTTCAGATTTCCCTCAGTGACTCAAACTTGTGACGAACCTGCAGAATCTCCGGAACCACAGAGCTGGACTCGGATCAGACTCTGCTGGATGAGGAGGTAACTCTCATCCTGGCGGGCATTACTGATCGCCCTTAAGGCTCCACAGTTATGATAATTATCACACTGATGGGTTTACAAGAAGCTAAGATGCTAAATCAgttgaataaacacaaaatatttcatctttagAGTCTTTAtcttcatttaatttgtttatatttctcaCAATTGCTCTTAAAAATATAATCGAATCACTGAATTCgctctctcaggttttgaacaGTGGTTACCATGGAAACGACACCTGTACGCAGCCCGGCCCGGTGGAGGCCATGAAGCAGATGCTGTTCCGGCTCCAGGCCGTGGAGGCGGAGCTGCGGAGGCAGCGGATCGACGCCGACGGACAGAAGACGCCGGAGAAACAGGTGGAGCTTCAGCAGAACCCGTTTTACCCGAACTTAGCAAAACAAGTTCTACAGAATCCTGCTAATGACCCGATTATTGAACTCTGGTGTGTGGATGCAGAGTCTCTGACCTTTTGACCCAGCACTCCGAAGGATTCCCAGGCGTCACAGTTTAATTTTTACGTCTTGTATTAATCCTATTTACGCAgaatcttttacttttactcacattttatctcattatttttatttagttactatttttgttttcaatgatGCATCACTCTgtataatcaaataaattgtgaaaattcTTATTGTTTATTCTTTGGATGCGAGATTTGACAGTTGAATCACTTCATCCCgccatttatttgttttgtcagtttttccaGGATTGGTCCTCCATACACTTGCTCCAGAGTTCTGGTTAACTCGGCCTCTCTTTCTTTAACGTGTGTCCAGTTCTGTTCCAGGAGTTTCTGTGAtttgtcgccccctgctggtccaGATGTGGTAAAACAGGAGCTGGTCTGTGTTGCAGGAAGCCGATGTGGatccagagctgcagagtttcCCAGGAAGTCCATCGCTAAAGAGGTCAGAGTTTAAACCGTTTAACACAAATCCAAACAGAAACGTTTTCTGCTACTTTGTTGTGTTTACAATGTTggaattattaataataaaaaaagtacaaaaagttGTCAAATCTGCATGTGTCATTCTTTATAAAGTTAGCAAAATTTGTTGCTTCTTCACGTTTTTAGTCAAATTAGGAACCAAGGAGCCACAAGACAACAGGAATGTTGGTTAATATGAGGGGAAATGGAGCCTGTTTGTACAGTGAggcacagtggtggcagcatcatgctgtgggatttAAAATCCAAGACAAAGCACCTGGTTTCTGCAGACAGACTTACTTCAGATTGTCACTAAATCTTTGCATTCATCAGTTTAAACGCAGCTCTGATTACCAACAGTGATGCaaggtagtggcagcatcatgatgtgggattattttaattagttttagtataaaataaaacaactaaattgttgtttctgtaaTTGCACTTAATCCAGTTTCATTTCTAATAAATTGCTGGGATCCATCAAGGTGAACTTCCTGGTTGTCACTTCCTGgttgtcacttcctgttttcagagTTGGGCTGTACCTGAACCGCCTGAAGATGCTGGTGGAGGATCCGGGTCAGAGAGGAAGACGGACGGACTCCTCCTCCCAGCAGGACTCGTCCTGAAGCAGACGGGCCGGCCCGGTTCTGCTGACGTTCTGATCCTCGGactcaaataaaaaagtttcaGTAGATCTGAATCTTTATTAGAGGAACTCGGcgttaacttcctgtttcctcccgCAGCAGGAAGTGCTCCAGTGCTGCATAAAGTTTATTCTCTGGTAGTTGGTCCTGCAGGTCGGTTCTGACGGGTCCAAACATCAAAGCCAGACGTTGACCAGTCCATCGCTGCCAGCCGACATCAGAGTCCCaccctggaggtcaaaggtcacgctCTGGACGCTCCTCCTGTGTCCCGTCAGGGTGCTCACGCCGCACGACTCCGCCTCCACCAGCCGCACCAAACAGTCGCTGCTAGCAACCGCCAGCAGCTTCCCCGATTGGTT
The sequence above is a segment of the Gambusia affinis linkage group LG17, SWU_Gaff_1.0, whole genome shotgun sequence genome. Coding sequences within it:
- the lg17h18orf54 gene encoding lung adenoma susceptibility protein 2 isoform X1, giving the protein MESGSLGRDCLSPESTVTSLLSRSGHLPSGLQPPGRSASATFRFRDQDFDSASAALDAYIADFNRSCQQCSSLTASLVLPRSQPANHRTARNRDGTSEKLLRERLTDWELDFLSLPVSSLHHRLNRDRVSMTTEELLSIPCDGSMPVTHTSAFIRGVLSQTRGSEPVSSCAGSRLSSSHVAHQHLHLDPGPPDRYQNQEQNRFPARTSRSRGKLQTDRLSQSADIPASAHRAADLHLPHWLTSNKSVLGCSEVSSLPDLTYPSWVLRAAEPPPWKERGDALPGAARGKAPSWVLDLEMDGELKAAPAQQRGRSKAEGEQTLRELRLQLAEHISVLTAEGNGSDSLAAPFRDNRIESLIQKADQVLDALNSGGAGGSGGAGGSGGAGGSGGAGGSGGKVSPVSTEDLLLSSPRRCPSATPISGTTELDSDQTLLDEEVLNSGYHGNDTCTQPGPVEAMKQMLFRLQAVEAELRRQRIDADGQKTPEKQFCSRSFCDLSPPAGPDVVKQELVCVAGSRCGSRAAEFPRKSIAKESWAVPEPPEDAGGGSGSERKTDGLLLPAGLVLKQTGRPGSADVLILGLK
- the lg17h18orf54 gene encoding lung adenoma susceptibility protein 2 isoform X2 — encoded protein: MESGSLGRDCLSPESTVTSLLSRSGHLPSGLQPPGRSASATFRFRDQDFDSASAALDAYIADFNRSCQQCSSLTASLVLPRSQPANHRTARNRDVLRERLTDWELDFLSLPVSSLHHRLNRDRVSMTTEELLSIPCDGSMPVTHTSAFIRGVLSQTRGSEPVSSCAGSRLSSSHVAHQHLHLDPGPPDRYQNQEQNRFPARTSRSRGKLQTDRLSQSADIPASAHRAADLHLPHWLTSNKSVLGCSEVSSLPDLTYPSWVLRAAEPPPWKERGDALPGAARGKAPSWVLDLEMDGELKAAPAQQRGRSKAEGEQTLRELRLQLAEHISVLTAEGNGSDSLAAPFRDNRIESLIQKADQVLDALNSGGAGGSGGAGGSGGAGGSGGAGGSGGKVSPVSTEDLLLSSPRRCPSATPISGTTELDSDQTLLDEEVLNSGYHGNDTCTQPGPVEAMKQMLFRLQAVEAELRRQRIDADGQKTPEKQFCSRSFCDLSPPAGPDVVKQELVCVAGSRCGSRAAEFPRKSIAKESWAVPEPPEDAGGGSGSERKTDGLLLPAGLVLKQTGRPGSADVLILGLK
- the lg17h18orf54 gene encoding lung adenoma susceptibility protein 2 isoform X4; translated protein: MESGSLGRDCLSPESTVTSLLSRSGHLPSGLQPPGRSASATFRFRDQDFDSASAALDAYIADFNRSCQQCSSLTASLVLPRSQPANHRTARNRDGTSEKLLRERLTDWELDFLSLPVSSLHHRLNRDRVSMTTEELLSIPCDGSMPVTHTSAFIRGVLSQTRGSEPVSSCAGSRLSSSHVAHQHLHLDPGPPDRYQNQEQNRFPARTSRSRGKLQTDRLSQSADIPASAHRAADLHLPHWLTSNKSVLGCSEVSSLPDLTYPSWVLRAAEPPPWKERGDALPGAARGKAPSWVLDLEMDGELKAAPAQQRGRSKAEGEQTLRELRLQLAEHISVLTAEGNGSDSLAAPFRDNRIESLIQKADQVLDALNSGGAGGSGGAGGSGGAGGSGGAGGSGGKVSPVSTEDLLLSSPRRCPSATPISGTTELDSDQTLLDEEVLNSGYHGNDTCTQPGPVEAMKQMLFRLQAVEAELRRQRIDADGQKTPEKQEFL
- the lg17h18orf54 gene encoding lung adenoma susceptibility protein 2 isoform X3; the protein is MESGSLGRDCLSPESTVTSLLSRSGHLPSGLQPPGRSASATFRFRDQDFDSASAALDAYIADFNRSCQQCSSLTASLVLPRSQPANHRTARNRDGTSEKLLRERLTDWELDFLSLPVSSLHHRLNRDRVSMTTEELLSIPCDGSMPVTHTSAFIRGVLSQTRGSEPVSSCAGSRLSSSHVAHQHLHLDPGPPDRYQNQEQNRFPARTSRSRGKLQTDRLSQSADIPASAHRAADLHLPHWLTSNKSVLGCSEVSSLPDLTYPSWVLRAAEPPPWKERGDALPGAARGKAPSWVLDLEMDGELKAAPAQQRGRSKAEGEQTLRELRLQLAEHISVLTAEGNGSDSLAAPFRDNRIESLIQKADQVLDALNSGGAGGSGGAGGSGGAGGSGGAGGSGGKVSPVSTEDLLLSSPRRCPSATPISGTTELDSDQTLLDEEVLNSGYHGNDTCTQPGPVEAMKQMLFRLQAVEAELRRQRIDADGQKTPEKQEADVDPELQSFPGSPSLKRVGLYLNRLKMLVEDPGQRGRRTDSSSQQDSS